A single Salmo salar chromosome ssa19, Ssal_v3.1, whole genome shotgun sequence DNA region contains:
- the spsb3b gene encoding SPRY domain-containing SOCS box protein 3 isoform X1 translates to MPEPGSASEVIAENCKAAMLRRSRNSQAPHYVWSDIRRDIDAVVLVNDREEWGDEHTQISDSDSEVDYLAVTPEVTDVVSDTVPVTGESYCHCDAQEETSPGALLQGFQPLNDCLCGEEDKGFDWVWDEGVKSNAALLSCDNRKVSFHSEYSCGTAAIRGTKELTDGQHFWEIKMTSPVYGTDMMVGIGTAEVNLDKFQHSFCSMLGMDEDSWGLSYTGMLQHKGDKVNFSSRFGQGSIIGLHFDTWHGTLTFYKNRRRIGVAATRLQNKKFYPVVCSTAAKSSMKVIRACYTPTSLQYLSCSRLRQQWPDCPDILNVLPLPPGLRNLLHNQLGWVFTLNNGAPEQSEDLMEDLNEDFVDDFAVELPDDLPDDLPEEPSPCPSPCLSQVSTLSACSFPSPVPNHANAPASSRPVPSPASPCLPTLPGSNSDSEDITFLFKYPLRNVR, encoded by the exons AGCGGCCATGCTACGGAGAAGCAGGAACAGCCAAGCTCCGCACTACGTGTGGAGCGACATCCGACGAGACATTGACGCCGTGGTACTGGTGAATGACAGAGAAGAGTGGGGCGacgaacacacacag ATCAGCGACTCGGACTCAGAAGTGGATTACCTGGCCGTCACCCCGGAGGTGACAGACGTTGTGTCCGACACGGTGCCTGTGACAGGGGAGTCCTACTGTCACTGTGACGCCCAGGAGGAAACAAGCCCTGGGGCTCTGCTGCAGGGCTTCCAGCCCCTCAACGACTGCCTGTGTGGAGAGGAGGACAAGG GTTTTGACTGGGTGTGGGACGAGGGCGTTAAGTCCAATGCAGCGCTCCTGAGCTGTGACAACCGCAAGGTGAGCTTCCACTCTGAGTACAGCTGTGGCACAGCCGCCATCCGTGGCACCAAGGAGCTGACAGATGGACAGCACTTCTGGGAGATCAAGATGACGTCACCCGTCTATGGCACAGACATG ATGGTGGGCATCGGGACCGCTGAGGTCAACCTGGACAAGTTCCAACACAGTTTTTGCAGTATGCTGGGGATGGACGAGGACAGCTGGGGACTTTCCTACACAG GTATGCTTCAGCACAAAGGGGACAAGGTGAATTTCTCGTCCCGTTTTGGCCAAGGCTCCATCATAGGGCTGCACTTTGACACGTGGCATGGAACCCTTACCTTCTATAAGAACCGCCGACGTATAG GTGTGGCCGCCACCAGGCTGCAGAATAAGAAGTTCTACCCTGTGGTGTGCTCCACTGCAGCCAAGAGCAGTATGAAGGTGATTCGGGCCTGCTACACCCCCACCTCCCTGCAGTACCTCTCTTGCTCTCGCTTGCGCCAgcagtggcccgactgccctgacATCCTGAACGTGCTGCCCCTGCCCCCGGGCCTGCGCAACCTCCTCCACAACCAGCTTGGCTGGGTGTTCACCCTCAACAACGGTGCCCCCGAGCAGTCTGAGGACTTGATGGAGGACTTGAATGAAGACTTCGTTGATGACTTTGCAGTGGAGTTGCCTGATGACTTGCCTGATGACTTGCCTGAGGAGCCTAGTCCATGCCCGAGCCCCTGTCTCAGCCAGGTGTCCACCCTAAGTGCCTGCTCCTTCCCTAGCCCTGTACCCAACCATGCCAATGCCCCTGCCTCCTCTCGCCCAGTTCCCAGCCCTGCTTCTCCCTGTCTGCCCACCCTTCCAGGGAGCAACTCAGACAGTGAGGACATTACTTTTCTTTTCAAATATCCACTCAGAAATGTTAGATAA
- the spsb3b gene encoding SPRY domain-containing SOCS box protein 3 isoform X2: MLRRSRNSQAPHYVWSDIRRDIDAVVLVNDREEWGDEHTQISDSDSEVDYLAVTPEVTDVVSDTVPVTGESYCHCDAQEETSPGALLQGFQPLNDCLCGEEDKGFDWVWDEGVKSNAALLSCDNRKVSFHSEYSCGTAAIRGTKELTDGQHFWEIKMTSPVYGTDMMVGIGTAEVNLDKFQHSFCSMLGMDEDSWGLSYTGMLQHKGDKVNFSSRFGQGSIIGLHFDTWHGTLTFYKNRRRIGVAATRLQNKKFYPVVCSTAAKSSMKVIRACYTPTSLQYLSCSRLRQQWPDCPDILNVLPLPPGLRNLLHNQLGWVFTLNNGAPEQSEDLMEDLNEDFVDDFAVELPDDLPDDLPEEPSPCPSPCLSQVSTLSACSFPSPVPNHANAPASSRPVPSPASPCLPTLPGSNSDSEDITFLFKYPLRNVR; the protein is encoded by the exons ATGCTACGGAGAAGCAGGAACAGCCAAGCTCCGCACTACGTGTGGAGCGACATCCGACGAGACATTGACGCCGTGGTACTGGTGAATGACAGAGAAGAGTGGGGCGacgaacacacacag ATCAGCGACTCGGACTCAGAAGTGGATTACCTGGCCGTCACCCCGGAGGTGACAGACGTTGTGTCCGACACGGTGCCTGTGACAGGGGAGTCCTACTGTCACTGTGACGCCCAGGAGGAAACAAGCCCTGGGGCTCTGCTGCAGGGCTTCCAGCCCCTCAACGACTGCCTGTGTGGAGAGGAGGACAAGG GTTTTGACTGGGTGTGGGACGAGGGCGTTAAGTCCAATGCAGCGCTCCTGAGCTGTGACAACCGCAAGGTGAGCTTCCACTCTGAGTACAGCTGTGGCACAGCCGCCATCCGTGGCACCAAGGAGCTGACAGATGGACAGCACTTCTGGGAGATCAAGATGACGTCACCCGTCTATGGCACAGACATG ATGGTGGGCATCGGGACCGCTGAGGTCAACCTGGACAAGTTCCAACACAGTTTTTGCAGTATGCTGGGGATGGACGAGGACAGCTGGGGACTTTCCTACACAG GTATGCTTCAGCACAAAGGGGACAAGGTGAATTTCTCGTCCCGTTTTGGCCAAGGCTCCATCATAGGGCTGCACTTTGACACGTGGCATGGAACCCTTACCTTCTATAAGAACCGCCGACGTATAG GTGTGGCCGCCACCAGGCTGCAGAATAAGAAGTTCTACCCTGTGGTGTGCTCCACTGCAGCCAAGAGCAGTATGAAGGTGATTCGGGCCTGCTACACCCCCACCTCCCTGCAGTACCTCTCTTGCTCTCGCTTGCGCCAgcagtggcccgactgccctgacATCCTGAACGTGCTGCCCCTGCCCCCGGGCCTGCGCAACCTCCTCCACAACCAGCTTGGCTGGGTGTTCACCCTCAACAACGGTGCCCCCGAGCAGTCTGAGGACTTGATGGAGGACTTGAATGAAGACTTCGTTGATGACTTTGCAGTGGAGTTGCCTGATGACTTGCCTGATGACTTGCCTGAGGAGCCTAGTCCATGCCCGAGCCCCTGTCTCAGCCAGGTGTCCACCCTAAGTGCCTGCTCCTTCCCTAGCCCTGTACCCAACCATGCCAATGCCCCTGCCTCCTCTCGCCCAGTTCCCAGCCCTGCTTCTCCCTGTCTGCCCACCCTTCCAGGGAGCAACTCAGACAGTGAGGACATTACTTTTCTTTTCAAATATCCACTCAGAAATGTTAGATAA